A region from the Inhella inkyongensis genome encodes:
- the pstC gene encoding phosphate ABC transporter permease subunit PstC — translation MAVAPFDNPAPAGVSLRGEARMAELARAKLARQRRERLIEAILFLAASVSVLTTLGIVYILVRESISFFAAVPIWDFLTDTQWTPLFDDAHFGIMVLMSGTLSSSLVALCVAIPLGTIIAIYLSEFAGHKTRETLKPLLELLSGVPTIIYGFFALLVVTPMLQKIFPELPGFNILSAGLVMGVMIIPYVASLSEDAMRAVPMSLREGAYAMGSTRFQTAVKVVVPAAFSGIAAAYILGISRAVGETMILAVAAGMQPNLTLNPMESASTITSFIVQVALGDLPHGSIGYQTIFAAGLSLMLLTLCFNLLGYWLRKKYREAY, via the coding sequence ATGGCCGTCGCCCCATTTGACAACCCCGCTCCTGCCGGCGTGAGCCTGCGCGGCGAAGCCCGCATGGCCGAGCTCGCCCGTGCCAAATTGGCCCGTCAGCGCCGCGAGCGACTGATTGAAGCCATCCTGTTTCTGGCCGCCAGCGTGTCCGTGCTCACCACCCTGGGCATCGTCTACATCCTGGTGCGCGAGTCGATCAGCTTCTTCGCTGCCGTGCCAATCTGGGATTTCCTGACCGACACGCAGTGGACCCCGCTGTTCGATGACGCCCATTTCGGCATCATGGTGCTGATGTCTGGCACGCTGTCCAGCTCTCTGGTGGCCCTTTGCGTAGCCATTCCGCTGGGCACCATCATTGCCATCTACCTGAGTGAATTCGCCGGCCACAAGACCCGCGAAACGCTCAAGCCGCTGCTCGAGCTGCTCTCCGGCGTGCCCACCATCATCTATGGCTTCTTTGCGCTGCTGGTGGTCACCCCCATGCTGCAAAAGATCTTCCCCGAACTGCCCGGCTTCAACATCCTGTCGGCCGGTCTGGTGATGGGCGTGATGATCATTCCCTACGTCGCCTCGCTGAGCGAGGACGCCATGCGTGCCGTGCCCATGAGCCTGCGCGAAGGCGCTTACGCCATGGGCAGCACGCGCTTCCAAACCGCCGTCAAGGTGGTGGTGCCAGCGGCCTTCTCCGGCATTGCCGCCGCCTACATCCTGGGCATCAGCCGCGCGGTGGGCGAGACCATGATCCTGGCCGTGGCGGCCGGCATGCAGCCCAATCTGACGCTCAACCCGATGGAGTCGGCCTCCACCATCACCAGCTTCATCGTGCAGGTGGCCCTGGGTGATCTGCCGCACGGCTCAATCGGCTACCAGACCATTTTTGCCGCCGGCCTGTCGCTGATGCTGCTGACCCTGTGCTTCAACCTGCTCGGCTACTGGCTGCGCAAGAAGTACCGCGAAGCTTACTGA
- the pstA gene encoding phosphate ABC transporter permease PstA: MNAEKTLAIRAIIRKARRYDLLVALLGMLALSIGIFTLAALFIDMALTGIPRLNAEFFTNFPSRRPAEAGILSSWVGSVLVMSVTALVAVPLGIAGAIYLEEYARKNWVTDVIEINITNLAGVPSIIYGLLALGLFVYTFKLGQSILTAGLTLALLILPIVITATREALRSIPQHIREAAYACGASQWQVVQHHLVKYATPGILTGVIIGMSRAIGETAPIITIGALTFIAFLPPAPGQMNIETGQAAGLFDWLWSPFTVMPIQIFNWTSRPDPRFHENAAAAAFVLVLMTLSMNAIAIWLRYRLRKNIKW, translated from the coding sequence ATGAATGCAGAAAAAACACTGGCCATCCGGGCCATCATCCGCAAGGCGCGCCGCTACGACCTGTTGGTCGCCCTGCTCGGCATGCTCGCGCTGTCCATCGGCATCTTCACGCTGGCCGCGCTTTTCATTGACATGGCGCTCACCGGCATTCCGCGCCTGAACGCCGAGTTCTTCACCAACTTCCCCTCGCGCCGCCCGGCCGAGGCGGGCATCCTGTCCAGCTGGGTGGGTTCGGTGCTCGTGATGTCGGTGACCGCGTTGGTCGCGGTACCTCTGGGCATTGCCGGCGCCATCTACCTGGAAGAGTACGCCCGCAAGAACTGGGTGACCGATGTCATCGAGATCAACATCACCAACCTGGCCGGCGTGCCCTCGATCATCTACGGCCTGCTGGCCCTGGGCCTGTTCGTCTACACCTTCAAGCTCGGGCAGTCCATCCTGACGGCCGGCCTGACATTGGCGCTGCTGATCCTGCCCATCGTCATCACCGCCACCCGCGAGGCCCTGCGCTCGATCCCGCAACACATCCGTGAAGCGGCCTACGCCTGCGGTGCCTCTCAGTGGCAGGTGGTGCAACACCACTTGGTGAAGTACGCCACCCCCGGCATCCTGACCGGCGTGATCATCGGCATGAGCCGCGCCATCGGCGAGACCGCGCCCATCATCACCATCGGCGCGCTGACCTTCATCGCCTTCCTGCCGCCGGCTCCGGGCCAGATGAACATTGAAACCGGCCAGGCCGCCGGCTTGTTCGACTGGCTGTGGAGCCCCTTCACGGTGATGCCGATCCAGATCTTCAACTGGACCAGCCGCCCCGATCCGCGCTTCCACGAGAACGCCGCCGCGGCTGCCTTTGTGCTGGTGCTGATGACGCTTTCGATGAACGCCATCGCGATCTGGCTGCGCTATCGCCTGCGCAAGAACATCAAGTGGTGA
- the pstB gene encoding phosphate ABC transporter ATP-binding protein PstB — MPSTITLPQNPPPLKAESKNLDFYYGDFKALKGINMPVYENKVTALIGPSGCGKSTFLRCFNRMHDLYAGHRYDGSIHLYPDEVDVLHKNVDPIEVRMRISMVFQKPNPFPKSIFENVAYGLKVRGEKNRSVLEDKVEAALKGAAIWNEVKDRLDDLAVNLSGGQQQRLCIARALATDPEIILFDEPTSALDPIATGAIEELVGEIKHKVSVLIVTHNMQQAARVSDFTAYMYLGELMEFGETNDIFMKPKRKETEDYITGRFG, encoded by the coding sequence ATGCCCTCCACCATCACCCTGCCGCAGAACCCGCCCCCGCTCAAGGCCGAGTCCAAGAACCTGGACTTCTACTACGGCGACTTCAAGGCACTCAAGGGCATCAATATGCCCGTGTACGAGAACAAGGTCACCGCGCTGATCGGTCCCTCGGGTTGCGGCAAGAGCACCTTCTTGCGTTGCTTCAACCGCATGCACGATCTATACGCCGGCCACCGCTACGACGGCAGCATCCATCTCTACCCCGATGAAGTGGATGTGCTGCACAAGAACGTCGACCCGATCGAGGTGCGCATGCGCATCTCCATGGTGTTCCAAAAGCCCAACCCCTTCCCGAAGTCCATCTTCGAGAACGTGGCCTATGGCCTGAAGGTTCGCGGTGAAAAGAACCGCAGCGTGCTGGAAGACAAGGTGGAGGCCGCCCTCAAGGGCGCAGCCATCTGGAACGAGGTGAAGGATCGCCTTGACGACCTGGCCGTGAACCTCTCTGGCGGTCAGCAGCAGCGCCTGTGCATTGCCCGCGCATTGGCGACCGACCCCGAAATCATCCTGTTCGACGAGCCGACCTCGGCCCTGGACCCGATTGCCACCGGCGCCATCGAGGAGCTGGTGGGCGAGATCAAGCACAAGGTCAGTGTGCTGATCGTGACCCACAACATGCAGCAGGCGGCTCGCGTGAGCGACTTCACTGCCTATATGTATTTGGGCGAATTGATGGAATTTGGCGAGACCAACGACATCTTCATGAAGCCCAAGCGCAAGGAAACCGAGGACTACATCACCGGTCGATTTGGGTGA
- the phoU gene encoding phosphate signaling complex protein PhoU → MSDKHLSTQFDAELSAISSRVLEMGGLVEQQVCLAVDALAEFSEAKATEVIRTEQRVNQMELEIDRDLSNIIARRQPTARDLRLLIGVSKTIGNLERVGDEAARIARTVHRLVANGTHGRLFPTTQMSNEAQLATASLRRALDAFARLDANQAMQVIKEDNEIDAEFDGLMRKLVTYMMEDPRTITASIDLVFVAKSLERVGDHAKNLAEQVIYIAKGADVRHTPLDGLESAVS, encoded by the coding sequence ATGAGCGACAAGCACCTCTCCACCCAATTCGACGCCGAACTCAGCGCCATCTCCAGCCGTGTGCTGGAAATGGGTGGCCTGGTCGAGCAACAGGTCTGCTTGGCCGTGGACGCACTGGCCGAGTTCAGCGAGGCCAAGGCCACCGAAGTGATTCGCACCGAGCAGCGCGTCAACCAGATGGAGTTGGAGATCGACCGCGACCTCTCCAACATCATTGCCCGCCGTCAGCCCACGGCCCGCGATCTACGCCTGCTGATCGGCGTGTCCAAAACCATCGGTAACCTGGAGCGCGTGGGCGACGAGGCCGCCCGCATCGCCCGCACCGTGCATCGGCTGGTGGCCAACGGCACCCATGGCCGGCTGTTCCCGACCACGCAAATGAGCAACGAGGCCCAGCTCGCCACCGCCTCGCTGCGCCGCGCGCTCGACGCCTTCGCCCGCCTGGACGCCAACCAGGCCATGCAGGTCATCAAAGAAGACAACGAGATCGATGCCGAATTTGATGGCCTGATGCGCAAACTGGTGACCTACATGATGGAAGACCCGCGCACCATCACCGCCTCGATCGATCTGGTGTTCGTGGCCAAGTCGCTGGAGCGCGTGGGCGACCACGCCAAGAACTTGGCCGAACAGGTGATCTACATCGCCAAGGGGGCGGACGTGCGCCACACCCCGCTGGATGGCCTGGAATCGGCCGTTTCCTGA
- the phoB gene encoding phosphate regulon transcriptional regulator PhoB, giving the protein MGRVLVVEDEPAIAELISLHLRHEGHEVRIAEDSASAQRALQEQLPDLVVLDWMLPGEPGVSLPKRWRNEARTKHLPIIMLTAKAQETDKVQGLDAGADDYLTKPFSPAELMARIRALLRRKVPEALESSIEIGQLKLDPSAHRVFHGPAELQLGPTEFRLLRYLMTYPERVHSRAQLLDKVWGDHVFIEERTVDVHIKRLRDALSPAGCAALIETVRGAGYRLNRAAV; this is encoded by the coding sequence ATGGGACGCGTTCTCGTCGTTGAGGACGAGCCGGCCATTGCCGAGCTCATTTCGCTGCACCTGCGCCACGAGGGCCACGAGGTCCGTATCGCCGAAGACTCGGCCAGTGCGCAACGTGCGCTGCAGGAGCAACTGCCCGATCTGGTGGTGCTGGACTGGATGCTGCCGGGCGAGCCCGGCGTCAGCCTGCCCAAGCGCTGGCGCAATGAGGCCCGCACCAAGCACCTGCCCATCATCATGCTCACGGCCAAGGCTCAAGAGACTGACAAGGTGCAGGGCCTGGACGCCGGGGCCGATGACTACCTGACCAAGCCCTTCTCGCCAGCCGAACTGATGGCGCGCATCCGTGCGCTGCTGCGCCGCAAGGTGCCCGAGGCCCTGGAGTCAAGCATCGAGATCGGCCAACTCAAGCTCGACCCCAGCGCCCACCGCGTCTTCCACGGCCCGGCCGAGCTGCAACTCGGCCCCACCGAGTTCCGCCTGCTGCGCTATCTGATGACCTACCCCGAGCGCGTGCACAGCCGTGCTCAGCTGCTGGACAAGGTCTGGGGCGACCACGTGTTCATCGAGGAACGCACGGTCGATGTGCACATCAAACGCCTGCGCGACGCACTCTCGCCAGCCGGCTGCGCCGCCTTGATCGAGACGGTGCGTGGGGCGGGGTATCGCTTGAACCGAGCGGCAGTCTGA
- the icd gene encoding NADP-dependent isocitrate dehydrogenase — protein MYQHIKVPEGGQKITVNADFSLNVPNNPIIPYIEGDGTGFDITPVMIKVVDAAVAKAYGGAKKIHWMEIYAGEKSTKVYGPDVWLPEETLQVLKDYVVSIKGPLTTPVGGGIRSLNVALRQELDLYVCLRPVQYFDGVPSPVKEPHKVDMVIFRENSEDIYAGIEYEARSDKAKKLITFLQTEFGVKKIRFPESSGIGIKPVSQEGTERLVRKAIQYAIDNDKPSVTIVHKGNIMKFTEGGFRDWAYALAQKEFGAELIDGGPWCKFKNPKTGKDIVVKDSIADAFLQQIILRPAEYSVIATLNLNGDYISDALAAQVGGIGIAPGANLSDSIAMFEATHGTAPKYAGKDYVNPGSEILSAEMMLRHMGWTEAADTIIKAMEKAILSKKVTYDFARLMEGATQVSCSGFGQVMIEQM, from the coding sequence ATGTATCAGCACATCAAGGTGCCCGAGGGTGGCCAGAAGATCACGGTCAATGCCGACTTCTCGCTCAACGTCCCCAACAACCCCATCATTCCCTATATCGAAGGGGACGGCACCGGTTTTGACATCACCCCGGTGATGATCAAGGTGGTCGATGCGGCCGTGGCCAAGGCCTATGGCGGCGCGAAGAAGATCCACTGGATGGAGATCTACGCTGGCGAGAAGTCGACCAAGGTCTATGGCCCCGATGTGTGGCTGCCCGAAGAGACCCTGCAGGTTCTGAAGGACTATGTGGTGTCGATCAAGGGCCCGCTGACCACGCCGGTCGGTGGTGGCATCCGCAGCCTGAATGTGGCCCTGCGCCAAGAGCTGGACCTCTATGTGTGCCTGCGCCCGGTGCAGTACTTCGACGGCGTGCCCAGCCCCGTGAAGGAGCCGCACAAGGTGGACATGGTGATCTTCCGCGAGAACTCGGAAGACATCTACGCGGGCATCGAGTACGAGGCCCGCAGCGACAAGGCCAAGAAGCTGATCACCTTCCTGCAGACCGAGTTCGGCGTGAAGAAGATTCGCTTCCCTGAGAGCTCGGGCATCGGCATCAAGCCGGTCAGCCAGGAAGGTACCGAGCGCTTGGTGCGCAAGGCCATCCAGTACGCCATCGACAACGACAAGCCCAGCGTGACCATCGTGCACAAGGGCAACATCATGAAGTTCACCGAGGGTGGCTTCCGTGACTGGGCCTATGCACTGGCGCAGAAGGAGTTCGGCGCCGAGCTGATCGACGGTGGCCCGTGGTGCAAGTTCAAGAATCCGAAGACCGGCAAGGACATCGTCGTCAAGGATTCGATTGCCGACGCCTTCCTGCAGCAGATCATCCTGCGCCCGGCCGAGTACTCGGTGATCGCCACCTTGAACCTGAACGGCGACTACATCTCCGACGCCCTGGCTGCCCAGGTCGGCGGCATCGGCATCGCCCCGGGTGCCAACCTGAGCGACTCGATCGCGATGTTCGAAGCCACCCATGGCACCGCGCCGAAGTACGCCGGCAAGGACTACGTCAACCCGGGCTCCGAAATCCTCTCGGCCGAGATGATGCTGCGCCACATGGGCTGGACCGAGGCGGCCGACACCATCATCAAGGCGATGGAAAAGGCCATCCTGAGCAAGAAAGTCACCTATGACTTCGCGCGCTTGATGGAAGGCGCGACCCAGGTGTCGTGCTCGGGCTTCGGTCAGGTGATGATCGAGCAGATGTAA
- a CDS encoding urease accessory protein UreH domain-containing protein — protein MIISTALVTSTALMGLASIPHCALMCGAPCAAVATGRSQQLGFHVLRVASYALAGALAAAAVGWLREASQLSALLRPLWTVLHTAFLALGLWLLWRAELPAWLGLQGRKPMRLAWTSGALWAAWPCGVLQAALLVAALADTPVGGALAMAAFALASSPGLLWAPLGLRQLRRHPEAGRWAVRAAGLALVLAALWALGHGLWQRVAAYCFS, from the coding sequence ATGATCATTTCCACGGCCCTGGTCACCAGCACCGCGCTGATGGGCCTGGCCTCCATCCCGCACTGCGCTCTGATGTGTGGCGCGCCTTGCGCCGCCGTGGCCACGGGGCGCTCGCAGCAGCTGGGTTTCCACGTACTGCGCGTGGCCAGCTACGCCCTGGCCGGCGCGCTGGCTGCCGCCGCAGTGGGCTGGCTGCGCGAGGCCAGCCAGCTCAGCGCGTTGTTGCGCCCGCTGTGGACGGTGTTGCACACCGCCTTCCTGGCCCTGGGCCTGTGGCTGCTGTGGCGCGCCGAGCTGCCGGCCTGGCTGGGGCTGCAGGGGCGTAAACCCATGCGACTGGCTTGGACCAGTGGCGCGCTTTGGGCTGCCTGGCCCTGCGGCGTGCTGCAGGCCGCCTTGCTGGTGGCGGCACTGGCCGATACCCCTGTGGGCGGCGCCTTGGCCATGGCGGCCTTCGCGCTGGCCTCCAGTCCGGGGTTGCTGTGGGCGCCGCTGGGTTTGCGGCAGTTGCGGCGTCACCCCGAAGCGGGGCGCTGGGCGGTGCGGGCCGCCGGCTTGGCGTTGGTGTTGGCTGCGCTATGGGCCTTGGGCCATGGCCTGTGGCAGCGTGTGGCTGCCTATTGTTTTTCCTGA
- the hemN gene encoding oxygen-independent coproporphyrinogen III oxidase: MHPEHTAIAPAIDTSSAGFLPPGLLNRLESSGPRYTSYPTADRFVEAHGPEQHVLALAQRAQGIGGAVGSSAPLSVYVHVPFCESLCYYCACNKIVTKHHERGAEYLKLLDAEIDMWTAGLGGRPRVTQLHLGGGTPTFLSDTELTQLTERLKQAFEWLPGIEASIEVDPRTVNAARLAHLKALGFNRLSLGIQDFDLRVQQAVHRVQSFADVAQLMQDARTLGYQSINLDLICGLPLQTIASFDRTLQQVIELRPERIALYAYAHLPQRFKAQRRIHSADIPLPETRLQMHAQAISAFMQAGYEHIGMDHFALPSDALAQAKRQGRLHRNFQGYTVQPDGDLIGLGVSAISRVGASYCQNAKTIEEYADALAQGQWPVVRGIALNRDDLVRRATIMALMCQGRLDFQGLADAHLIDPKKYFAAELEALKSHQEQGLVQISDQAVEVTPLGWFFVRSVAAVFDRFLQLEGAREKFSKII; encoded by the coding sequence ATGCACCCTGAGCACACCGCCATCGCCCCCGCCATCGATACCTCGAGCGCGGGCTTCCTGCCGCCCGGTTTGTTGAACCGCCTGGAATCCAGCGGGCCGCGCTACACCTCCTACCCCACGGCGGACCGTTTTGTCGAGGCCCACGGCCCCGAGCAGCATGTGCTGGCCCTGGCCCAGCGGGCCCAGGGCATCGGCGGCGCGGTGGGAAGTTCGGCGCCGCTGTCGGTCTATGTGCACGTGCCGTTCTGCGAGTCGCTTTGCTATTACTGCGCCTGCAACAAGATCGTCACCAAGCACCATGAGCGCGGCGCCGAGTACTTGAAGTTGCTGGATGCCGAGATCGACATGTGGACCGCCGGCCTGGGTGGGCGGCCGCGGGTGACCCAGTTGCATCTGGGCGGTGGCACGCCCACCTTTCTGAGTGACACCGAGTTGACCCAACTGACCGAGCGCCTCAAGCAAGCCTTTGAGTGGCTGCCCGGAATCGAGGCCTCGATCGAGGTCGACCCGCGTACGGTGAACGCCGCGCGGCTGGCGCATTTGAAGGCATTGGGTTTCAACCGCCTGAGCCTGGGCATCCAGGACTTTGATTTGCGGGTGCAGCAGGCCGTGCACCGGGTGCAGTCCTTTGCCGATGTGGCGCAACTGATGCAGGACGCGCGCACGCTGGGTTACCAGTCCATCAACCTGGACCTGATCTGTGGCCTGCCGTTGCAGACCATCGCCAGCTTCGACCGTACCCTGCAGCAGGTGATCGAGCTGCGCCCCGAGCGCATCGCGCTCTACGCCTATGCCCACCTGCCGCAGCGCTTCAAGGCCCAGCGTCGCATTCACAGCGCCGACATTCCGCTGCCAGAGACACGCCTGCAGATGCACGCCCAGGCCATTTCGGCCTTCATGCAGGCGGGTTACGAGCACATTGGCATGGACCACTTCGCGCTGCCCAGCGACGCCCTGGCCCAGGCCAAGCGGCAGGGTCGCCTGCATCGCAACTTCCAGGGTTATACGGTGCAGCCCGACGGCGATCTGATCGGCCTGGGGGTGTCGGCCATCTCGCGCGTGGGTGCCAGCTACTGCCAGAACGCCAAGACCATCGAGGAGTACGCCGATGCGCTGGCGCAGGGCCAGTGGCCGGTGGTGCGAGGTATCGCGCTCAACCGCGACGACCTGGTGCGCCGTGCCACCATCATGGCGCTGATGTGCCAGGGACGCTTGGACTTCCAAGGCTTGGCCGACGCCCATCTGATCGACCCGAAGAAGTACTTCGCCGCCGAGTTGGAGGCCCTGAAGAGCCACCAGGAGCAAGGCTTGGTGCAGATCAGCGATCAGGCCGTCGAGGTGACGCCGCTGGGCTGGTTCTTCGTGCGTTCGGTGGCCGCGGTGTTCGACCGCTTCTTGCAACTGGAAGGCGCGCGCGAGAAGTTCTCTAAGATCATTTGA
- the fnr gene encoding fumarate/nitrate reduction transcriptional regulator Fnr: protein MLSPTPLRVDPLRAACSNCNLRELCLPLGFSETDLSRLDGLISQRRTVPKGQTLFRVGEEFHALYAVRTGFFKSCVNAEDGRVQVTGFHMAGELLGLDGIGSHRHTVDAEALEDSQVCVMPFDQLEELAREFTALQHQLHRIMSREIVRDHGVMLLLGSMRAEERLAAFLLNLTQRLQARGYSASELVLRMTREEIGSYLGLKLETVSRTFSRFQDDGILEVKQRQITVLQPDALQRLVSSAAC from the coding sequence ATGCTGAGCCCTACCCCTCTTCGAGTCGACCCCCTGCGTGCGGCCTGTTCCAACTGCAATCTGCGCGAGCTTTGTCTTCCGCTTGGTTTCAGCGAGACCGATCTGAGCCGACTGGACGGACTGATCAGCCAGCGACGCACCGTTCCAAAAGGTCAGACCCTGTTTCGAGTTGGCGAGGAGTTCCATGCGCTTTATGCGGTGCGCACCGGATTCTTCAAGTCCTGCGTGAACGCCGAGGACGGGCGGGTGCAGGTCACTGGCTTTCATATGGCCGGTGAGTTGCTGGGCCTGGATGGCATTGGCAGCCATCGCCACACGGTGGATGCCGAGGCACTGGAGGACTCCCAGGTCTGCGTGATGCCCTTCGATCAGCTCGAGGAATTGGCCCGCGAGTTCACAGCACTGCAGCACCAGTTGCACCGCATCATGAGCCGCGAGATCGTGCGCGACCATGGCGTGATGCTGCTCTTGGGCTCCATGCGTGCCGAGGAGCGCTTGGCGGCCTTTTTGCTGAACCTGACCCAGCGCCTGCAGGCACGCGGCTACTCGGCCAGCGAACTGGTGCTGCGCATGACGCGCGAGGAAATTGGCAGCTACCTCGGTCTGAAGCTGGAGACGGTGAGCCGCACCTTCTCGCGCTTCCAGGACGACGGCATCCTCGAGGTCAAGCAGCGCCAGATCACCGTGCTGCAACCCGATGCCCTGCAGCGCCTGGTGTCCAGCGCCGCCTGCTAA
- a CDS encoding nitrogen fixation protein FixH, which translates to MKNISHPTQPWYRVRIVWLVVALPLSAVLAGTTTAVIAHLDPDPVIKPQAQATPERPAMEGRNHAATGGRKAP; encoded by the coding sequence ATGAAAAACATTTCACACCCCACGCAGCCCTGGTACCGGGTGCGCATCGTCTGGTTGGTGGTGGCCTTGCCGCTGAGTGCGGTGCTGGCCGGCACCACCACCGCCGTCATCGCGCATCTCGATCCGGACCCCGTGATCAAGCCGCAGGCGCAGGCCACGCCCGAGCGACCGGCCATGGAGGGTCGCAACCACGCGGCCACCGGCGGGCGCAAGGCGCCCTGA
- the ccoG gene encoding cytochrome c oxidase accessory protein CcoG, with translation MNEAKEAVVTLYRKRQKIHPREISGWFQNWRWVFVFLTQLVFYGLPWLEWNARQAVLFDLEARRFFLFGLILYPQDLFYLTALLLLSAYALFLFTAVAGRLWCGYACPQTVYTSMFLWIEQRIEGSKIQRERLDKAPWTWDKLWRRAAKHSSWVLLALVTGFSFVGYFTPIRELAPAVLAGALGPWQTFWILFYAFATWGNAGFMREQVCKYMCPYARFQSAMFDRDTLIIGYDAERGEPRGPRGRKDDLKAKNLGHCIDCELCVQVCPVGIDIRKGLQYECIGCAACIDACDQVMDKMQYPRGLVRYDTENGIEQHLDRKTEWLRVLRPRVWVYTAGLVLITAAVAYSLWTRPPLRFDVVRDRGALARFNEQGQLENVYRLQLMNVLERAQRYRIRVESSAAALQGLSLGVSATVELAPIEARWVPVTVHLPAEQAPPSAGAHELHFVVERLADGDDSAYPVREKSTFVVPR, from the coding sequence ATGAATGAAGCCAAAGAAGCGGTCGTCACCCTGTACCGCAAGCGCCAGAAGATCCACCCGAGAGAGATCTCGGGTTGGTTCCAGAACTGGCGCTGGGTGTTTGTGTTCCTGACCCAGCTGGTCTTCTACGGACTGCCTTGGCTGGAATGGAATGCGCGCCAGGCGGTGCTGTTCGACCTGGAGGCGCGTCGCTTCTTTCTGTTTGGCCTGATCCTGTATCCGCAGGATCTGTTCTACCTGACTGCGCTGTTGCTGCTCAGCGCCTATGCCCTGTTCCTGTTCACCGCGGTAGCGGGGCGGCTGTGGTGTGGCTACGCCTGCCCGCAGACCGTCTACACCTCCATGTTCCTGTGGATTGAGCAGCGCATCGAGGGCAGCAAGATCCAGCGCGAACGCCTGGACAAGGCTCCTTGGACCTGGGACAAGCTGTGGCGTAGAGCGGCCAAGCACAGCAGCTGGGTGTTGTTGGCCTTGGTGACCGGCTTTAGCTTCGTGGGCTACTTCACGCCCATCCGGGAGTTGGCACCCGCCGTCCTGGCGGGCGCCCTAGGGCCGTGGCAGACCTTTTGGATCCTCTTCTACGCCTTTGCCACCTGGGGCAACGCAGGCTTTATGCGGGAGCAGGTCTGCAAATACATGTGCCCCTATGCGCGCTTCCAAAGCGCGATGTTCGACCGCGACACGCTCATCATTGGCTACGACGCCGAGCGCGGCGAACCGCGTGGTCCGCGCGGGCGCAAGGATGATCTGAAGGCCAAGAACCTGGGTCATTGCATTGACTGCGAGCTCTGTGTGCAGGTCTGCCCGGTGGGCATCGACATTCGCAAGGGCCTGCAGTACGAGTGCATCGGCTGCGCCGCCTGCATCGATGCCTGCGATCAGGTGATGGACAAGATGCAGTACCCGCGTGGTCTGGTGCGCTATGACACCGAAAACGGCATCGAGCAGCATCTGGATCGCAAGACCGAATGGTTGCGCGTGCTCCGGCCACGGGTTTGGGTCTACACCGCCGGTCTGGTGCTGATCACGGCGGCTGTGGCCTACAGCCTGTGGACGCGTCCGCCGCTGCGCTTTGATGTGGTGCGCGACCGCGGCGCGCTGGCGCGTTTCAACGAGCAGGGTCAGCTGGAAAACGTCTACCGACTGCAGCTGATGAATGTGCTGGAGCGCGCACAGCGCTATCGCATCCGTGTGGAGTCTTCGGCCGCCGCCCTTCAGGGGCTGAGCCTGGGCGTGAGTGCAACCGTGGAATTGGCGCCCATCGAAGCCCGCTGGGTGCCGGTGACGGTGCACCTGCCGGCCGAGCAGGCCCCGCCCAGCGCCGGTGCACACGAGCTTCACTTCGTGGTCGAGCGCCTGGCCGATGGCGATGACAGCGCCTATCCTGTGCGCGAGAAGTCCACCTTTGTGGTGCCGCGTTGA